Proteins encoded within one genomic window of Acinetobacter sp. YWS30-1:
- the argF gene encoding ornithine carbamoyltransferase, whose translation MALRHFLTLRDLSTLELNQILQRAIELKRKQHNNEVFQPFVGKVMGMIFEKSSTRTRVSFEAGMSQFGGSAIFLSSRDTQLGRGEPIEDSARVISSMLDIVMIRTFGHDIVERFASYSKVPVINALTDDHHPCQLLADMQTYLEHRGSIEGKTVAWIGDGNNMCNSYIEAAHMWGFKLKVAAPKGYEPQEQFLSEFAHCVELVDTAEDAAVNADLIVTDVWASMGQEEEQKIREKAFADYQVNERLMDLAHPDCLFMHCLPAHRGEEISENMLDHKNAVVWDEAENRLHAQKALVEFLLNENLKKD comes from the coding sequence ATGGCTCTCCGTCACTTTCTCACCTTACGCGATTTATCAACTTTAGAACTTAACCAGATTTTGCAACGCGCAATTGAGCTTAAGCGCAAACAGCATAACAATGAAGTGTTCCAACCATTTGTTGGTAAAGTGATGGGTATGATTTTTGAAAAATCGAGTACCCGTACGCGTGTTTCGTTTGAAGCTGGCATGAGCCAATTTGGTGGTAGCGCAATTTTCCTGTCTTCACGCGATACCCAACTGGGTCGCGGTGAGCCAATTGAAGATTCTGCACGTGTGATTTCCAGCATGCTGGATATTGTGATGATCCGCACTTTCGGTCACGATATCGTAGAACGTTTTGCTTCTTATTCAAAAGTTCCAGTGATCAACGCTTTGACTGATGATCATCACCCTTGCCAGTTACTTGCTGACATGCAGACTTATCTGGAACATCGCGGTTCGATCGAAGGTAAAACTGTTGCCTGGATCGGCGATGGCAATAATATGTGTAACTCTTATATCGAAGCAGCGCACATGTGGGGCTTCAAGCTAAAAGTGGCTGCACCGAAAGGCTATGAGCCTCAAGAACAGTTCCTGTCTGAATTCGCACACTGTGTAGAACTGGTCGATACTGCTGAAGATGCAGCAGTCAATGCCGACCTGATCGTCACTGACGTTTGGGCAAGTATGGGCCAGGAAGAAGAACAGAAAATCCGTGAAAAAGCTTTTGCAGATTATCAGGTGAATGAACGCCTAATGGATCTTGCACACCCAGACTGCCTGTTCATGCATTGCTTACCTGCGCATCGTGGTGAAGAAATTTCTGAAAACATGCTGGACCACAAAAATGCTGTGGTTTGGGATGAAGCAGAAAACCGCCTTCATGCACAAAAAGCACTGGTTGAATTCCTGTTGAATGAAAACCTGAAAAAAGACTGA
- a CDS encoding TetR/AcrR family transcriptional regulator produces MQNLVHLEPLAKDLPQTKRGHERSVALLVSATELFLEHGYDAVSLDDIVQHAGGSKASIYKYFGNKEGLFKAICDYRRIKFFEDISIPIELMALDFRSYLVHTLLNFYHQIMQPENSAFMRLVLEQSQRNPELAQHIHERGPVHVQSAIATALEQADAQGLLHCENPQYSAQLYFGILRNLEWRILMGIPVQEDDQEIDKYISYCVDRFLDGHQKV; encoded by the coding sequence ATGCAAAACCTTGTTCATCTGGAACCACTCGCCAAAGATCTGCCACAAACCAAACGTGGTCATGAGCGCTCCGTTGCGCTGCTGGTCTCTGCGACCGAACTGTTTCTGGAACATGGTTATGATGCAGTTTCTCTTGATGATATTGTCCAGCATGCAGGCGGTTCCAAGGCTTCTATTTATAAGTACTTTGGCAACAAAGAAGGCTTGTTTAAGGCCATTTGCGATTATCGTCGTATCAAGTTTTTTGAAGATATCAGTATTCCGATCGAGCTGATGGCTCTGGATTTTCGTAGTTATCTGGTACATACGCTGCTTAATTTTTATCATCAGATCATGCAACCGGAAAATTCAGCCTTTATGCGTCTGGTGCTGGAACAGAGTCAGCGTAATCCGGAACTCGCGCAGCATATTCATGAACGAGGCCCAGTACATGTACAAAGTGCGATTGCCACGGCTTTAGAACAAGCAGATGCGCAAGGTTTATTGCATTGCGAGAATCCGCAATATTCGGCCCAGTTATATTTTGGCATCTTGCGTAATCTGGAATGGCGGATTCTGATGGGAATTCCGGTACAGGAAGATGATCAGGAAATCGACAAATACATCAGTTATTGTGTGGATCGATTTTTAGACGGTCATCAAAAAGTCTAG
- the prpB gene encoding methylisocitrate lyase, with product MTEQMSAGLKFRQALEVEKPLQIMGTVNAYAAMMAKQVGYKAIYLSGAGVANYSYGLPDLGMTSLDNVLEDVRRITERVDTPLLVDIDTGWGGAFNIARSIKQMIAAGAAAVHIEDQVAQKRCGHRPNKEIVTQQEMVDRIKAAVDAKTDSNFVVMARTDALQKEGLQAVIDRACACVEAGADAIFAEAMTDITMYRTVCDAVGVPVLANITEFGDTPYYTTEELAEQGIRMVLYPLSATRAMQKAALEVMRSVRENGTQVHVLDKMQPRKELYEFLDYHSFENTLDKLFKQEN from the coding sequence ATGACAGAACAAATGTCTGCAGGTTTAAAGTTTAGACAAGCGCTTGAAGTCGAAAAACCATTACAAATTATGGGCACAGTGAATGCCTATGCTGCCATGATGGCCAAACAGGTCGGTTATAAAGCCATTTATCTCTCTGGTGCCGGTGTTGCCAACTATTCTTACGGTCTACCTGATCTAGGCATGACCAGTCTGGATAATGTTCTGGAAGATGTGCGTCGCATTACTGAACGTGTAGATACACCCTTACTGGTCGATATCGATACAGGCTGGGGCGGTGCATTTAACATCGCACGTAGCATCAAGCAGATGATTGCTGCTGGCGCTGCAGCTGTGCATATCGAAGACCAGGTTGCGCAAAAGCGTTGTGGTCATCGTCCGAATAAGGAAATTGTGACCCAACAGGAAATGGTTGACCGGATCAAGGCGGCAGTCGATGCTAAAACCGATTCAAACTTTGTGGTGATGGCACGTACCGATGCATTACAGAAAGAAGGTCTGCAGGCAGTGATTGACCGTGCTTGTGCCTGTGTCGAAGCAGGTGCAGATGCCATTTTTGCTGAGGCAATGACGGATATTACGATGTATCGCACCGTATGTGATGCAGTTGGTGTCCCAGTATTGGCCAATATTACCGAATTTGGTGATACCCCATATTACACCACTGAAGAACTGGCTGAGCAGGGTATTCGCATGGTACTTTACCCGCTATCAGCCACCCGTGCGATGCAAAAAGCGGCACTGGAAGTGATGCGCTCAGTGCGTGAAAATGGTACACAGGTGCATGTTCTGGATAAAATGCAACCGCGTAAAGAATTATACGAATTTTTAGATTATCACAGCTTCGAAAACACATTAGATAAACTGTTCAAGCAGGAGAATTAA
- the prpC gene encoding 2-methylcitrate synthase, whose translation MAEGKVLTGAGLRGQVAGKTALSTVGKSGAGLTYRGYDVQDLAENCQFEEVAYLIFFGELPTSEQLAAYKAKLKSLRVLPQALKEVLERIPADSHPMDVMRTGVSMLGNLETEQSFDQQQDVADRILATLPAIICYWYRYSHDGVRIDENTDDDSIGAQFLHLLHGKKPNQLHEQVMNVSLILYAEHEFNASTFTARVCASTLSDLHSCITGAIGSLRGPLHGGANEAAMDMIENWKSPEEAEREMLGMLERKEKIMGFGHAIYKDNDPRNGIIKQWSEKLAKDVGDTVLYPVSVRCEEVMWREKKLFCNADFFHASAYHFMGIPTKLFTPIFVMSRVTGWAAHVMEQRADNRIIRPSADYTGPELRKVVPIAERTSAA comes from the coding sequence ATGGCTGAAGGAAAAGTACTCACTGGCGCAGGATTGCGCGGACAAGTCGCAGGCAAAACTGCACTTTCAACAGTAGGCAAAAGTGGTGCAGGCCTGACCTATCGCGGCTATGACGTACAAGATCTGGCAGAAAACTGTCAGTTTGAAGAAGTCGCTTACCTGATTTTCTTTGGTGAATTACCAACTTCAGAACAGTTGGCAGCCTATAAAGCAAAACTGAAATCTTTGCGTGTACTGCCACAAGCATTGAAAGAAGTACTTGAGCGCATTCCAGCGGACTCACATCCAATGGATGTGATGCGTACTGGCGTATCGATGCTGGGCAACCTTGAAACTGAACAGTCTTTTGATCAGCAACAGGATGTTGCAGACCGTATTCTGGCGACGCTACCAGCAATTATCTGCTATTGGTATCGCTATAGCCATGACGGCGTACGCATTGATGAAAATACCGATGATGATTCAATCGGTGCTCAGTTCCTTCATTTGCTACATGGCAAGAAGCCAAATCAGCTGCATGAACAGGTGATGAATGTATCCCTGATTCTGTACGCAGAGCATGAATTTAATGCTTCAACCTTCACAGCGCGTGTTTGTGCATCCACTTTGTCTGACTTGCATTCATGTATTACCGGTGCAATTGGTTCACTACGTGGCCCATTACACGGTGGTGCCAATGAAGCGGCAATGGATATGATTGAAAACTGGAAATCTCCAGAAGAAGCTGAGCGCGAAATGCTGGGCATGCTGGAGCGTAAAGAAAAAATCATGGGCTTTGGTCATGCGATTTATAAGGACAATGATCCGCGTAATGGCATTATCAAGCAGTGGTCTGAGAAACTGGCAAAAGATGTAGGTGATACTGTACTGTATCCAGTTTCAGTGCGTTGTGAAGAAGTCATGTGGCGCGAGAAAAAACTGTTCTGTAATGCAGATTTTTTCCATGCTTCTGCTTATCACTTTATGGGTATTCCAACTAAACTGTTTACGCCAATCTTTGTGATGTCACGCGTCACAGGTTGGGCGGCGCATGTGATGGAACAACGTGCAGATAACCGTATTATCCGTCCGAGCGCGGATTATACCGGTCCAGAATTGCGTAAAGTGGTTCCAATTGCTGAGCGCACTTCTGCTGCATAA
- a CDS encoding aminotransferase: MKIRIAALLLALGIPVSAFATVGGPQNIEVLGYEVKDQKLYLLRHYLDGRGRLPQLYYYNFKSKTPNQLIQVNSLYINPQTKQIDYDQNSRKFDQEIAKIKKRLIPLVPLRKQAIQLKLLKTSKGTAPAWHDPKQKVPKWTYQYRVQSGQYKSPVQQAVSYKADLRLNQTYKVPKQNKILVTVKYLGLPFETGYHIEDPALLSR, translated from the coding sequence ATGAAAATAAGAATTGCAGCCCTTTTGCTCGCCCTTGGCATTCCCGTATCCGCTTTCGCCACTGTCGGTGGCCCACAGAATATTGAAGTTTTGGGTTATGAAGTCAAAGACCAGAAACTTTATCTGTTGCGGCATTATCTCGATGGTCGCGGACGCCTACCTCAACTGTATTATTATAATTTTAAATCCAAAACTCCGAATCAGCTAATTCAGGTAAATTCCCTGTATATCAATCCGCAAACCAAGCAGATTGACTATGATCAGAACAGTCGCAAATTTGATCAGGAAATTGCCAAAATTAAAAAGCGACTAATTCCGCTGGTACCACTGAGAAAGCAAGCCATCCAGCTTAAGCTATTAAAGACCAGCAAAGGTACCGCCCCTGCATGGCATGACCCTAAACAGAAAGTTCCAAAATGGACTTATCAATATCGAGTGCAATCTGGCCAGTATAAAAGTCCTGTTCAACAAGCAGTCAGCTATAAAGCAGATTTAAGATTAAACCAGACTTATAAAGTACCGAAACAGAATAAAATACTGGTGACGGTAAAATACTTAGGCCTCCCATTCGAAACCGGTTATCATATTGAAGATCCAGCATTATTAAGTCGTTAA
- a CDS encoding CinA family protein translates to MIKTCCGLLEQRNIKIAFIESASSGYLTSQFSICKNEGAEILLGGLVCYDPSVKINVLGISPNLISTHSAESMPVTVALAEAGKKMFQEADWIIACTGLLKPGGSATPDKPEGTFFATVYDGLQTHQFQYYIKGTPQERLNKLAAVIAHDMINLLNT, encoded by the coding sequence ATGATTAAAACATGTTGTGGCCTGCTGGAACAAAGAAACATCAAGATTGCTTTTATTGAAAGTGCAAGTTCTGGCTATTTAACCAGTCAGTTTTCAATTTGCAAAAATGAAGGTGCTGAAATCTTGCTGGGTGGTCTAGTGTGCTACGATCCGTCTGTGAAGATTAATGTCTTGGGAATTTCTCCGAATCTGATTAGTACCCATTCAGCTGAATCCATGCCTGTAACGGTTGCTCTGGCTGAGGCAGGCAAAAAAATGTTTCAGGAAGCTGACTGGATTATTGCCTGTACTGGCCTGCTTAAACCAGGCGGTAGTGCGACACCTGATAAACCGGAAGGTACTTTCTTCGCTACTGTTTATGATGGTCTTCAGACTCACCAGTTCCAGTATTATATTAAAGGCACTCCACAGGAACGTCTCAATAAACTGGCAGCCGTCATCGCACATGACATGATTAATCTACTCAACACCTAA
- a CDS encoding type II toxin-antitoxin system HigB family toxin: MHVITHARILEAMQKWPHAETALDGWYRIIKANDPKDFADMKRLFPAVDKVGKFHVFDIGGNKIRLIAVVMYQAKRVYIRHVLSHQEYDKGHWKEA, translated from the coding sequence ATGCATGTGATCACTCACGCTCGGATTCTGGAAGCAATGCAAAAGTGGCCACACGCTGAAACTGCATTGGATGGTTGGTATCGAATTATCAAGGCCAATGATCCTAAGGACTTTGCCGACATGAAACGATTATTTCCCGCAGTCGATAAAGTCGGGAAATTTCATGTCTTTGATATTGGTGGCAACAAGATCAGGTTGATCGCAGTTGTGATGTATCAGGCAAAACGTGTCTATATTCGCCATGTCTTATCCCATCAGGAATATGACAAAGGTCATTGGAAGGAGGCTTAA
- a CDS encoding helix-turn-helix domain-containing protein — MNAMIKQAVDHWRYVAPLLSKPETEEDFNTLTEALDELLDIVGDDESHPLMGLILQLGDLVSAYEHEHLPMPEGDGRTALAFLMEQHGLSQSDLSDIATQSVISEILNGKRQLNIRHIKALSERFNVSADTFF, encoded by the coding sequence ATGAATGCAATGATTAAACAGGCCGTTGATCACTGGCGTTATGTTGCACCTTTGCTCAGCAAGCCAGAAACTGAAGAAGACTTTAATACCCTTACTGAAGCTTTAGATGAACTTCTGGATATTGTAGGTGATGATGAGTCGCATCCCTTAATGGGACTGATTCTTCAACTGGGTGATTTAGTCTCAGCTTATGAACATGAACATTTGCCGATGCCAGAAGGCGATGGTCGTACTGCACTCGCTTTCCTGATGGAACAGCATGGCCTCAGCCAATCAGACCTATCTGATATAGCTACCCAGTCGGTCATTTCTGAAATTCTGAATGGTAAACGTCAGCTCAATATCCGCCATATTAAAGCTTTGTCTGAACGTTTTAACGTTTCTGCAGATACTTTCTTTTAA
- a CDS encoding Y-family DNA polymerase, whose amino-acid sequence MKYQQEIYALIDVNNCYVSCERLFNPKLNQVPVIVLSNNDGCVVSRSQEAKDLGIKMAVPFFQIRNIVEQHQVQVLSSNYALYAEMSKRFHSILSEYVAPDEQEVYSIDECFLKITAYAKDHDLTEYGQDMRRRILQWIGLPVCVGIGRSKTEAKLANYMAKKAKRFNGVCDLSSMHPQHRDYFWSLIDVAEVWGVGRQQSKKLKNLGIHTVLDLAQADYHRIGKLFSVLMQRTVMELQGISCIELEQACQPKKQIISSRSFGCRVTDLEALTEAMSDYLQNAVKRLREDQSLCGCIIAFAQSNPFDKNRSFYHKSIDIAFPEPTDSAVVMNRALMQQMHELFSEGVEFKKCGVILTALEPKSAYVYDLLSDHAQIEKNEKLQQALEKVKERFGDQKLAIGAAKIPDRSWAMSQQYLSQNYFSWDGLLKIDR is encoded by the coding sequence ATGAAATATCAGCAGGAAATCTATGCGCTGATTGATGTCAATAACTGCTATGTCAGTTGTGAGCGCCTATTCAATCCGAAACTGAATCAGGTACCTGTGATCGTGCTGTCAAATAACGATGGCTGTGTAGTTTCACGTTCGCAGGAAGCAAAAGATCTCGGCATTAAAATGGCTGTTCCATTCTTCCAGATACGCAATATTGTCGAACAGCATCAAGTTCAAGTACTATCCAGCAACTATGCCCTATATGCAGAAATGTCCAAACGTTTTCATTCTATTCTGTCTGAATATGTAGCCCCTGATGAACAGGAAGTTTATTCCATAGATGAATGCTTTCTGAAAATTACAGCTTATGCAAAAGATCATGATTTAACAGAATATGGTCAGGATATGCGACGGCGTATTTTGCAATGGATTGGCCTACCCGTCTGTGTCGGTATTGGTCGTTCCAAAACCGAGGCCAAATTAGCCAACTATATGGCCAAGAAAGCCAAACGCTTTAATGGGGTTTGCGATCTTTCTTCTATGCATCCACAACATAGAGATTACTTCTGGAGCTTGATTGATGTTGCTGAAGTCTGGGGGGTTGGGCGCCAGCAGAGTAAAAAGTTGAAGAACTTAGGTATACATACTGTTCTTGATTTAGCTCAGGCCGATTACCATCGAATCGGAAAATTATTTTCAGTTCTTATGCAAAGAACTGTGATGGAATTACAGGGAATTTCCTGTATTGAACTGGAACAGGCGTGCCAGCCCAAGAAGCAGATTATTTCTTCACGCTCATTTGGTTGCCGAGTAACAGATCTTGAAGCTTTAACGGAGGCTATGAGTGATTACCTGCAAAATGCCGTCAAACGCTTGAGAGAAGATCAATCCTTATGTGGTTGCATCATTGCTTTCGCTCAATCCAATCCTTTTGACAAGAACAGATCCTTTTATCATAAATCTATCGATATCGCTTTTCCTGAACCTACTGATTCTGCTGTTGTCATGAACCGGGCATTAATGCAACAGATGCATGAACTGTTTTCAGAAGGTGTTGAGTTTAAAAAATGTGGGGTTATTCTAACGGCGCTTGAACCTAAATCGGCCTATGTCTATGACTTGCTCTCGGACCATGCTCAAATCGAGAAAAATGAGAAGCTTCAACAAGCGCTAGAAAAAGTAAAAGAAAGATTTGGGGATCAAAAGCTGGCAATTGGAGCAGCTAAAATTCCTGACCGGAGCTGGGCCATGTCTCAACAGTATCTAAGCCAGAATTATTTTAGTTGGGATGGACTGTTAAAGATTGATCGTTAA
- a CDS encoding translesion error-prone DNA polymerase V autoproteolytic subunit encodes MTNSHGGFRIGAGRKKAEETKVIRVPESKVLDIKAYLKSLKNENEISDIRQFDPVTQMEIPLVTERVQAGFPSPAQDYIDKKLDLNEFLINNANATFIVRANSLSMLNAGIDINDALIVDRSIEAQHRDIVIACVDNEFTVKRLIIDVKGCWLKAENDDYPDIHPVEGQQFEIWGVVTNVIKKFR; translated from the coding sequence ATGACAAATTCGCATGGGGGCTTCAGAATTGGTGCAGGCAGAAAAAAGGCCGAAGAAACCAAAGTAATTCGTGTACCTGAATCTAAAGTCCTGGATATCAAAGCATACTTAAAATCATTAAAAAATGAAAATGAAATCAGTGATATTCGCCAGTTTGATCCTGTTACTCAAATGGAAATTCCTTTAGTTACTGAACGCGTTCAGGCTGGTTTTCCCTCACCCGCTCAAGACTATATTGATAAAAAACTCGACCTGAATGAATTCCTGATCAATAACGCCAATGCCACTTTCATTGTTCGTGCCAATTCGCTGTCAATGTTGAATGCAGGTATTGATATCAATGACGCCCTGATTGTGGATCGTAGCATTGAAGCGCAACATCGAGATATTGTGATTGCCTGTGTAGATAACGAATTTACTGTCAAACGGCTGATTATCGATGTAAAGGGTTGCTGGCTAAAAGCCGAGAATGACGACTATCCCGATATTCATCCTGTAGAAGGTCAGCAATTTGAAATCTGGGGTGTGGTCACCAACGTCATTAAAAAATTCAGATGA